Below is a genomic region from Leucobacter exalbidus.
AGCGAGGTCGTCGACATCAAAGTGACGCCACCACCCATCGAGCTCAGTCCAGGTAACAACGAACGCGCGAACTGGCCACGGCTCGTCGTCGTCCGCACGATTCGTCTGCGGACTCGGCGAAGAGCAGCGCTTAGTGCGCGGCGTGCTCTTGAGACGCGCCAGAGCTTCTTCCGCCAGCTTCGCGACATCTTCCTCAGGTGCATCGGAGTCTGCCTCCGCGACAAGCTGGCGGGCCCGCAGATAGCTCGGGTGTACCGGTCCGCCTGAACCGATGAGTTCGAGCTCGGCGGCAACTCCCACACGAACTGTCTCTGATTGATCTTGGTCCTCAGCGATCTGCTGCAGGTAGTTGATCTTCTCGAGAGTGGTGTGTGAAGCACCATCGGGGATCATCGCAGCGGCCTGGGCGCGAGTTTGTCCCGGTGATTCTGACGGTGGCGCAAAATTTGCTGCACCGTCACTTCCCGGCTGATTTTCGCTGCTGAAACGCGACGCTTCTTGCCGACGAGCAGCATCCTCAGCCATGTGCGCCTTGATCTCCCGATAGAGCGCTGCACCCTCCAGCTGGGTGAGCGGCTTGTGCAGCATGTTGTCATCTTGTTCAGCAAGCAGGTGTGCGAGATCCCCCGAGATACCTGAACGCACCCAAACCTTGACGTGCTGCCAGCCGAGTTGCTTAATCGCAGCCAATCGTCGCGCACCGCATACCAAGATCCCGTCGGGTGTGACCGTGATCGGTTGGAGTAAACCATCACGCTCAATCGAGGCTGCGAGCGAGTCGAGGTCGCCGAGTCCAGTGCGGTGACGCCGCCCAACGCGGATTGATTCGACGGCACGGTCCAACTCGATGTGTCCGCCGTCCCGACTCACTGGTTGCTCCCGTGGGTGGGGACCGACATCGCGATAGCCGTGACCAGGTCGTCATCGCTGAGGAGCGTTGCGAGCGCTTCACCAACGAGTATGCGGAGAAGGATGCCTCGCCCGGTGCTCGTCGCGCGATACGCGGGATGCGGCCCCTCGCTCGGTCTATAAGCCCAGACCGGGGCCGTCACGCCGTGGCTCTGTGCTCGGGTGGTTCTGCTCGACCGTGCCGCGCAGTCGCCGGGCTCGGTCAGCGGCGTGCTGTCGCGCTTGTTCTGCCGCTGCCCGCTTCGCTTCGATCAGTGCGGCGGCTTGTTCGGGTGGTAGGGCGCGCAGTTCCTCGGCTTCGCGCCGCGCCACCGTCGCCTGAACATGCGTGTCGTGGGCTTCGCGGTTGGGGCGGATAAACCGTGCTCGTATCGGGTCACGACGCACCCGCTCGGCTCCCAACTCTTGCGCGAGTAGCGTGAGACGTTCCCGGTCGTGCCGGTCTATGAGCGCCGCGTGCTCCGCCCGCGCAGCAGCGAGAGTGCGGGCGGCGTCGAGCACGCGCGGGTCGTTCTCGGCACGCCGCTGGGCAGTGGTGGTGGCCCACTCGGTGAGGCTGTCGCTGTGGCGCGGTAGTACACCCCAGGTCTCGCGCGCCCGCTCGCGTGCCGTGTGGGTGCGCTCGGTCGCGGTCTGGTGTTCCTGTCGTGCTCTGCGTCGCCCGAACCTGCCCGACGCGGCGAGCCGTTCCGATGCGGCGCTCTCGGCGATGACGGCTGTGAGGTACATTTCGCCGTCCTCGACCGCCTGCGGCATCAACTCCGCCACGGCCTCGGCGCGGGCCTGGGCTGCGCTGGTCTCGGCGGCGCGGATCGCCTCGGTGCTCTGCTCGTCCTCCGCCCTATAGGTGGCGCGTTGCTGGTCGAGGCGTTCCGCGACTCGCTCCCATTTCTCGGCCTTTCGCTCGGCACGTTCGGCCTCGCGCACGAGCCGGGCTATGTCGGCGTTCACGATGCTCACGGGGCCGTCGCTCACGAGGCCGCGCACGGCTTCTGCTGCGCGTCCGGTGGCGTCTGCGAGGCCACGGTCTGCCCGGTCGCGTTCCATCGCCTCAATGAACTGTGCTCGTGCATCGGCCATGCTCTCCGCGACAACGTGCAGGGTGTTCTCGTTTCGGCCGCGGGTCATACCGACATAGACCGCCGCACCACCCAAGCTGTCGGTGAGGATCGTGTGCGAGGCGGGCGCGGTCACCCCCTGCACCCCGTAGGCGGTCGCGGCATAGGAGAGATGGGCGTGCTCGCGCACATACTCCGCAGGCAGGTGGATCGTGTGCTCGCGTTTGCGGTCGCTGTGCGCATCGCGTACCCAGAGCGACCCATCCGCCTCGACGTGTTGCACGATCCACTGTTGCCGGTTCGCCACACCCAGGTCGGCGCTGTTCTTGCGGGTCTGGATCAGGTCACCCCGCCCGATGCTGAGGCTGTCGCTGCCCGTGGTCGTCGTGGTGTCGTCGACGCTGCCGTGCGCGACTCGTTCGTCTCGGATGCGGTCATTCAGCCGCGCAGCTTCGTCGTTGGATGCCACGGTGACCGCTTCGCCGTCTCGTCTGCTCATGGCGAGATGTTCGCGCAGCTCGTCGGCGTCGGTGTGTAGCTGGATCAGGCCCAGCACTCGCAACTGGTCGAACACTTCGCCGGGGTTGCGACGGTCGCGCATCTGCACCGTGACCTCGGCATATTCGGGATCGGCGAAGCGGTGCACCTCGGCCATATCGAACGCGCGCCCCCGAAGCTGCGCCGCCATATCGAGCACGCCACCTCTACCGACTGCGGGCAGTTGCGCACGATCACCGACAAGCGCGAGCGTTGCGCCCGTCTCGGCGGCGACGGTGAACAGGGCGAGGGCGGTGTCTTGATCGAGCATCCCCGCCTCGTCCACAACGATCCGCTCACCACGACGCAACCGCGCTGCTTGTGGCGGGCCGGTATAGGTTGCGCCAGTCATCGGGTCGCTGTCGCCTATGGCGAGGCGCGTCCATACGCCGTCAGAGTTCCGCCGCCACCCGCGCGCGTAAACGAGTGCGGCGACCGATTCGGCGGGCACGCCGAGTTCCTGGTGCGCGACCTCAGCGGCACGCTTGGTCGGCGCAACCACCCGCACCCTTCCGCCGCGTTGTTCGGTGGCGCGGATCGCCGTGGCGAGCATCGTGGTCTTGCCCGCGCCCGCGGCGCCCTCCACGATCACCAGCGGATCCTGCGAGGCGACCGCTGCGGCCGCTTCAAGCTGGCCGGAATCGAGGCGCTGACCGAGCGCGACCGCGTGCTCGCGCACGTCAGTATGCTCCGGCTCCTGCTCGGGGGTTCGGGCGGTGATGAGGTCGCGCAATTCCGTCTCGACCTGCACCACCCGCAGGCTCGTCAAGTGCGCGACATGCTCCGGCGTCACGGCGTCACGGCGTCAGCCGGGAGGATCGAGAAGCAATCCTCGAGCGCGAGCATCGTCGCAACCCCGATCAACTCGCGGAGTTCATTAGGGGTTGCACGCACGCCTGCTTCAGTGATGATCCGGGTGGCGTGCTCCTGCACGCTGTGGCGAGTCCACGTCGACTCTGCTGCGGCGCACCGATCCAAAGCACGCGAGGCGATCCGCTGCACCGAGAGGTCATCCGTCGATACCGGTACACGCGCCGGCCTACGGACCAGGTACTCAGGGTCGTAGCCGGCTTCGCGTAGCTCGGTCAGCCAGGCTTCCTCTTCCCGCAAGGTCGTGGGCTTCTTCGCGGGGCGCTCATACGCCCACGCCTGCGCGGTCAGCCGCGACGAGACAACCGGCCCCATCGTCTCGCCAGGATGCGCCGCCTCCCATTCGGCTTCGAGCCGTTCCAGGTTCTTCCGCACCTGCTCGCCCCGCTTCGACATAACCGTGTTGAGCGGTTCAAGCTCGACCACTTCTCCCGATACAGGGTCGAGGGTGAGGCCGTGCCGATCAAGCACCGCGGCGAGTTGCGGGCTGGCGGCGATCACGGCGGTACCGAGGGCACGGATCGCGCCTTGCTGCCGGAACGTGGCCGCCGTATCGAGCGCCCGCCATTTGCCCGCCGCCCAAACTCTTGTGCTGACCTGCATATGGATGTGCCGGTGTGGATCGCCTGCTCGTGAGGTTCGATGGGTGATGCCGACGACCTGCATGTGCTCGACCGGCACGACCTCCTGCTTTCCGCGCGGGCCGACACGAGTCACGGAGTGCTGCGCGAGCCACCGCTGAATCTCCGAGAGCGCGTCCTACTGAGCTTTGTTCAGCGATTCGGACGCCTCTGGGTGCAGCGCCGCCGCAATCGACAGGCTTTTGGGCGCGTTGATGACCATTTCCGCGAACCGGGGCGACCCCTGCCGATCCGACCCCGCCATGCGAGGCTTTCCCATCTGCTCGCCGGTATCAGGGTTGATCCAGTCCACCCAGCCCGCGTACTCGTCAGCGGTCAGCACGCGATTACTCACGGCTTCGCCCGAGGCATCAAGCACCGTGTACTGAACCCCGGTGCTGTCGGACAGGTAGTAGTCGTCAGCCCGTGAGCGGTCGGCCTCGACATAGCGCAGCGCGTCAGCCCCGGTGCCCCGGAACAAGATCACACCGCCCTGCATCGCGATCACCGCCAATGTTTCCAAACTAGAAACGGCTTCTATCTATCATGGTAGCATACGTTCATTCTCTGAAACAGAGTGATGTCTCAGGACAGAGTGAACAGTCCTATATCAGCACATCGAGGATGGGTCCGGACGCGGTACTGAAAGGTGCGTGCGTCACGGATCGGCAACGTCATCTGACATGCGGAATACCGCGCTCAAGGATCGAGCATTCGGAGATACGGTCAATCTCGCTCCCCACCTTGCCGGTTCCCAGCGTCCGACCAGCTGTCGTCAGCCACGAAGAGTTGAGAAACCTCCACACCCAAGGTCAGTCATGATGAGTACAGCAAAGATCGCAACGGTAAACTTGCCCCGACGTTCTGCACGCGTTTACGCCTCAACACGCTAGAGCAGGTAGCTGTATTTTCGTACCGCAGATTGCAAGGAGGGGATCGCCGACTCGTCTCCGGCCTCAGCCGAGGAAATAAGTGAACGCAACTCCGCAGCTTCGGCGTCTTCGATGAACGGGATCACCTTCGTCTTTACCTCTGTGACTATGCGCTGCTCCGCGGCACTTAGAGCGGATGCCGCCCGATCAACGCTCGTCTCTATTCGATCCGAATCAAGCGTTCTTGCAACGCGGTTCGCAATCTTCGGAAGGTCCCGCTTCTCTACCCCCTGACCGTAGGAGACATCGTCGGACAGCAGAACGTTACCCAGGCTGTCCTCTGCGGTGACGTGGAGGATACCGTCGATGTCATAACTATAGGTAAGGTCAAGGGTGATCTCGCCGAGTGGCTGTGGGTCAGGAAAATCAAGCGTCCAGGATTTGAGAATCACGTTATCGTCGTCATCGAGCGACTTGCTTGGGTCCCCCTCGATCACCTGAACATTGACCTGTTCTTGAAAGTCGGATGCGGGTATGAAGGTGTCAGTAACCCGAGCCGGCAGCTTGTGATTGCGCGGGATGAGCTCAGAGAATGCGAGTCCGCTGGTGGGGTCAAGGATGATTGTCCCGAGCGCATGTTCAGTCGACACGAAGAAGTCTCGGTCGTCCAGTTCTCCTGACAGGATGGCTGATGCGACGGCTGCTCCTTCGGCGACCGCGGTCATCGGATCGATACCAGTAGCAGGGCCGCGTCCCAACAACTCGGATACGAACTGCCGGATCGCAGGAACTTGGCAAGTCCCACCTACAAGAACCACCGCGTCGATGTCGCTAGCCTGCGCGCCAATGTCCTGAAGGCACTGGAGGATGGGTTCACGAACCCGCTCAATTTGGGGGCGAACCGCATCTTCGAACATCGCTCGCGTGACCTGCCGGTACTCTCCACCGGGCAGTGGCACGCTTACCTGTTCCGCTGTCGAGAGCTGAATCTTCGCCTTCTCGATGTCGAGACGGAAGCCCGTACGGTCACTGCCGTTCCACTTCGATGGGTCACTGACCGTATCCATGACGATGCGTGAGAGGGCAGTGTCGAAGTCGAGACCGCCTAGCTGTTGAATGCCTTTCGAGGACTGTTCCATGAAGACACCGTCGATATTCTTCAGGATGGTCACATCAAGGGTGCCACCACCCCAATCGACAACCATGAGGGTTTCCTCGTGTGCCGAACGCATGCTGTATGCCATTGCCGCGGCAGTCGGCTCGTTGATAAGCGCTTGGACCTGAATGCCAGCCATCCCTGCAGCCAGCTTCGTGCGGTAGCGCGCTAGTCCGCGACTGTTCGCTGGGATAGTAACGACCGCCTGATCGAATGCAACACCTTGGTGCGCGCTCGCGCGCTTCAGGTGCCCAAAGATCAACGTAGCAATCTCCTCAACAACAAACTCCACACCATCCACATCCGCACGCTCTTCAGCGCGAAGTAGACGCTTCACTGCGGCGAGGCTACCCGGTCGCTGCTTAGCAGCCCAGCCGAAGATCGGTCGGTCATCATCGCCACGACCGAAAACCGTGGGAAGGACTCGGTCGAACCCAAGACCAGCCCACTGTGCGGGCGGCTCATCGATTGACAGCACCGAAAGAGCGTTCGCGGCGAACTGAGCCACTACAGAGTTGGTAGTGCCAAAGTCGATACCGATGCTGGCCATTAGGACTCCTTCGGGGCGTCAGCGTCAGTCTCGGCGTCGGTACCCTCAACCGGCGCACCATCCAGGATACTCTCAGACTCTGCGCTGTCCTCAGCGGCATCATCTGGGAACGAGATTTCATTGCTCCTAGGCTCCACCTCCAGTTCGCCACCTACGGCAGGTACTGATGCCAGGTCAGGCTGCCCCTCTGCCACTGCGATATTCTGGTTCGGCTCTGGCTCGACGTTGCGCTCACGAAGACGACCCTGGTGCACAAGTCGCCGAACTTCGGTATCGACATAGGCCGGAATCTCAACTTCGACCTCACGCGAATTCGGAACTGAATCCCACACATCCGGCACCCTCGGGTCTTCAATGCGCTCAATTCCAGCCTGCCTCAGCCAGCCATCGACAAGGTTCTGGAGGTCGGTGATACTGGCCCCGCGCCGAAGTGCGACATCGATTTCCGCAAGCTGGGCGACATGCTGTGTACGAGCACGCGCAGACGCGACGACCTGTTTCCTTAACCCTTCGTAGGCGTCTGATGAGAGCGATGTCCCGGGGTCCCGAACCAAGAGGGCCGTGTGGATACGATCAAGCTGCCGCTCCATCTGGGTTAGGAGCTCTTTGTTCTCGCGGGCCTTGCTGCCGAACATATGGGGCCTTTCTCTATGACTCAGATGACTCAGATGACTCTGGGAAGCTATGGATTTGAGGTAGCGGGCTCCCCAGCCATTCGGCGATAACCGATGCCGCTACCTCACGGATGATCTGCACGCGGAGGGCCTCTATAGTTGCAGGGTCGGTGGGCTGGGTTCGCCGCTCGTACGGCTGGACCGGTGGATTGAGAATGCCTTCGCCGCTGGGAATCTCATAGACACTGGGGTTAGCCGGAATGCGGTAGTCATCGATACTCGATCCAGGGTCTTCGATGCGCTGCTCGATCGCGTGGAGCGCCCAGTTTAGGTCTTCGAGATCATATGGAGCGTCAATCGCGCGCTTCAACCGTCGTGTTGCTTTGGCAAAGGCTCTCGACGCCACTTCCTTCGATGCCCCGAAGGGAACCCCTAGAAGTAGATAAGGGCTACGTCTCTCGCTCATCGAATCGTCACCGCCTTGTTCCCGAGTTCACTTACGTGTGCCATAACGCTATCCACCCAGCGAAGCAGGTCTGGATCACTGACCAGCGGCCGAACCTTGTTGAGAATGTCCCAGCTCTCCCGGCACAGCGCGGAGATCGGTGACATTAGCTCCTGCACCGCTTGATGATTGACTTGATATGCGGGGATAACACGAAGCTTGTCGAGAATTCCATTGAAAAAGTCGACAGCCTGATCGAGTTGCTGAGATCTGGCCCCGGCATATGATCGCGCCAGAGACTCACCTGCCAGTGTCACCATCGACGACATACGCTCCCGATCATCAGTGTCGAGGCTGCTCAGCTCGGACCTTGCGTTGAGTACCCAGTCGATGAAGATGTCCTTCGGTTCGCCTTCGCTTCCGTCCATGCTCATGGAGATTGCAGTGACCGTGAGACAGACGAGAGGCACACGTTGAACCGGCTTCATCGGAAGCTTAGCTTCGACAATAGTCATACCGAATACCGCGGCACCAACCTCGGTGATGTTCTCGATGAGAACTCCGATAGCGGCTTCAACGAGTGAGTCACGCTCACCCTCAACCCAAGGTTCAGCGCCCCCCTTAGCGTCCCGGAGCTCATTGCCGAGCGCCGTGATGAACTTATCGATCCCCTCTGCACGCGCTTTCAGCACACGGACCATAGGCTTGCCGGAGTGTGCGCCGAAAGCAGCGATCGGTTGCGCGGCGAGCCATTCTTCATCGTTCTCTGCCAAGACACGAAGGACTCGCTCGTATCGCTCATCATCGATAGGTTCAGCGATGAGAAGCCGGAGTACTTCGATGATTTCCTCGGGGATGTCATCGGAGTCCTCTTCCCAGAGACGTGCGTCATCCCGCTTCCATAGAATCAGCGCCTTCTCCGCCGCGAGCGCCCGCTGCTGGGGACCGACCGCTTCTTCAGCGAGGCGGACAAACCTATCGACAGCCTCGGAGTGCTCCAGCTCAGTTGCCACGACCGCCGCATTAGTCAGGAGCGCGTCTGAGTACTCTCCTTCCAGGGCGGAGTCGAGAGCAGAGAGCGCTTGCTCAGGACGACCCTGCATCCAGAGTGAGCAAGCAAGGACATTGAGCAGTTCGTCACGCACGGCTTCACGCTTGGCGGTGCGAAGTCCATCCCGAGCGGCCCCGGCGGCCCCAATCCAATCCCACTCGAAGAGCTTCGACCGAGATACGTGAAGAGCGGCGAGGTTGCGCAACTCATCCGGTCCGACACCTGTGATACCGGCGTGGATGAGCGTCGCCCAAACTGACTTGTCGCTCAGCAGCACTTGAGTCGCGGCGTTCTCCGATCCGTTGACGGTCTCTGCAAGCTCGCGAAGGGATGGGTCCTTCGGCTCACCGGGGATGGCCTCTCCGCGCCGCAACGCCCGCGCTGCCGCAACATCTATGAGTCTCGCTGAGGGTATGGCCTCGGCGACGGTTTGGTCGCCATTCAGATACCGCCGAATGCCCTCCGAGGTAAACCCGAGCTGAACGACCTCGGAAGAACTCAGATCCGCCGGCGCGATTCGAGCGCGAACATATGTCCTGAGTGGAACGTCGGGCATTGCGTCGACCGCTGCATCGGCGGACACTCCGCTGAATCCAAAATTGCGCACCCCACGATCGATGAGGTCATCTACAACCTCAATGGGAAGGCCAGCGACTTCGACTGCCGTTTCGCGATCAAAAGCTGCACCGCCGGTCACGGCTAATGCAAGGGCCGCAGCAGATCGGGCCTGCACTGATGGTGCGATGTCGATGGATTCACGCAATTCGATCGCACCATGTACACCTGACTCGGCCAGGTAGGATGCGACAATCCGCGCGGCATTCTGCACCAAATCGAGGCGAGCAGGAGTCGCAGCAAACAGCAGTCGGGCCTCTTCGATACCACCGCTGCCATCCAGACCCTCTGCTGCTGCAACTCGAAGTCGGATCCCACTCGGGGCGGTTGTATCCGCTGCAATTTTCTCCGCGTGAGCGCGGCGTTCCGGCGAGCCTGCCGGGAAGTCGGAAAGATACTCGTAGTGGATGCGCCAGTCTTCGATGGGGAGCTTGAGCGCGTAGTCGACCGGGAGGCCGAGCTGTTTGCGATCCAAGACCAGACCAAGGGCGTGTCCCGGTTCCGATATCAGACCTTGGTAACTCGCGGTGAGCGTTCGTTCGAGCTCATCCGACAGTCTGGTGCGCATCCCTGGCGAAAAGAGCATTGCCCAGAGTCGACCTGCGTGAGAAAGAATCGAACCGTCCGCGGAGGGCAGAGGGGCCTTGACCTTGGTTGCAGGCAGAGTGTCTGTCTCGCCACTAATTGCCCATATGCCGGTAACGTTATGAGCGGACTGATCGATGACAGCAAACGGTTCCGTCTTGAACAGGGACCGGCGTGCTCTGAACAGACCTCCGACAAGAGGACCAGGTGCTGGGGTTCCGAGGAGCGCTATCTCAGCGGGTACAGGGTGTAGGCGCACGGTTCCCTCCGACATCGGTTCGCTCTCCTTGCTACTACGCTGGATACTAATTATGTCAAACCGAGACTGGGCACCTGAACCGGACTTTGAGGTTCAAAGTATAACCGATGACGAAAGTCCGGTTCGTCCTGCGCCGCCGCTGGAACCGCCCGCGTACTTCAGCGATGCTGAGTCAGCTTCTGCACCATCGCGTTCAACTGCGCCGTTTTCATCAACATCAGATGCGTCGTCGAGCCACAAAGGTTGGACAGCATTCGGAGTGCTTGCAGGCATCGTGATCCTGGTGGTTGTCGGCGCACTCGCGTCTGCGCGTCACTGGACCAAGGTGGACGTTGCCGAGCATAAGGAAACCTTCCGTACTGAGGCCTACCAGACCGGCAGCTACAACATCTCGAATGACCGGGTTAGCCCCTGCTACGTCGGCCAGGACTGGACCGCCTGTATCAACGTCATGGTTGGCATTTACAACTCCGCGTGCGTAGGCGTGAGCCTTACGACGAGCGGGTACAACCTGTGCGACGGCTACCTCGCTGAGATCGACCGAATGAAGGGCGAAGGAGGCTGGGGGTACACGGTGGTTACGCTTGGAAGCTGGGGTCACTTGTCGCGTTTACCGGAAACATCGACACGTCAGGTCTCCAACAACGACTATCGCCCTGCGGTGACGCACGATGCGGTCTGCTACCTCGGATTCCTCGGGGAGTGTAAATAGTTCCAGAGAGGGCAAATGCTCGTTCACTCCTGCGCTTGCAATCGCTCGGACACACCTGTTTCATGTGCTAACTCATGTGCTACCGATGCTGCTAGATCGTGAACCGCGGTGCAGTTATCCACAGGCAGGCTCCGCAGAAACGTCGGAATCATGCGGCAGAACGCCGATTCACGATTTCATGTGCGAGGGGGAACGGAACAGTTCAAGTCCCCCTTCGCGCACGAGAACAAAATATCCCCTGACCACGTGTTTTAACACTTTGGTCAGGGGCTATTTTCGTTTCATGGAGTGGGTTATGGGGCAAGCGCTTCTGCTAACTGGGCGTGCGACTTGCCCACGTCCAGCAACTCGACTTTGCCGCTCTCAGTGTTGTCAATGCGACGGCGAAGCTTTATCCGCCAAGTCGCATCGACCTCGGCCTAATCCGCATTGGCATCTTCGATGTCGAGGCTTCGCAGGCTGCGATTGATCACGGCAGCACGATCATGCTCGTTAAGAGCGAGGATCGCCTGCGCGCGACGTGCGGTGGGTGATGCCGACGACCTGTATGTGCTCGACCGGCACTTCCTCCTGCGTCTTGCGTGGGTCGTCACGCTAACGAGCCTTCGCGAGTGCGGATGTGATGGAAATCCCCGCGGGTTCGATTGAGGCCGACGGCTAGGCGAGCGTGAGAAAGAGTTTCTCGAGTTCGTCTTGATCGGGGGCGCCCTCCTTGCCTGGGTGGTTCAAGCATTCTTTCAATGCGCTGGAGATCACAAGGAACCCCGCCCGGTCGAGCGCCTTGGAGACGGCGGAGAGCTGCTGCACGACATCGCGGCAGTGCGCGTCCTGCTCCACCGCGGCGATGACCGCGGCGAGCTGCCCGTGTGCGCGACGCAAGCGGTTCACCACCTTGCGCTTCGCCTCCGCATCATGCTGAGCAGGAATAGGGTCTGCTGTTGTCTCATGCCCCATGACCTCTGCCTCCTTCACTGTGTTGAAACGACCTGACTTGACAAACATGATACCCCCCTGGGTATAGTTATCCTATTCCGCAGGATACCCCCTGGGGTATATAGAACCAAGGAGAGCGTGATGTGTCGAGCGGTGACCTGTCGTACATGCAGGAAGACGACCTGGGCGGGATGTGGGCAGCATGTCGCGATGGTGAAGGCGGGCGTGCCCGCATCGGACTGGTGCAACGGCAAGCACACTCAGGCGCAAATCGATGCCGCGAAGGCAAACCGGGGCGGGTTCTTCTCCCGCCTGTTCGGCCGCTAAACCGCAGAGAAGGAACGGAACAGGCAATGGCTACGAGGAATCTGACGCTGGACACCTTCGAGGGTGCCGTGAACGGTGATGGCATCGTGTTCGTCGATTTCTGGGCGGCGTGGTGCGGGCCGTGCCGGGCATTTGCCCCCACCTTCGAGCGCGCCTCCGAGCAGCATCCAGACATTGTGTTCGGCAAGGTTGACACCGAGGCCGAGCAGCAGCTCGCAGCGAGCTTCCGCATCAGCTCGATCCCGACTCTCATGGTGTTCCGCGACGGGATCCCGGTCTACGCCCAGCCTGGGGTTCTCCCTCCTGCGCAGCTCGACCAGCTCATCCAGGGCGCCCGTGACCTCGATATGGACGACGTGCGTCGGCAGATCGCCGAGCGCGGCACGCAGCCCGCCTCCTGAAACCGGCTGAGATCCACTCATCCATCCAGCACATCGTCAGAAAGGACCCTCATTATGTGCGCACGAATCACCTGCTCTGCCTGCGGCAAGCCCACCTGGACCGGCTGCGGCGAGCACATCGAGGATGCCCTCTACGGCGTACCCGAGGCAGACCGCTGTACATGCAACTGATTCATGAACCATTCCGTCACTCGAGAAAGAACTGATTATGCTGCTCGAACGCATCTATGACGAGGATCTCGCACAGGCGAGCTATTTCATCGGCTGTCAGGCGAAGGGCGAGGCGATTGTCGTCGATCCCCGCCGTGATATCGATGTCTACCTCGACCTGGCCGAGAAGAACGGCATGCGAATCGTCGCCGTCACCGAGACGCACATCCACGCCGACTACCTGTCGGGCACCCGCGAGCTTGCCGCAAGGGTGAGCGCGCAGATGTATGTCTCCGACGAAGGCGGACCCGACTGGACCTATGGGCCCGATTTTGACGGAGCCGTGCGCATGAAGCACGGCCACCGCATCCGACTCGGCAACATCACCGTCGAGGCCTCGCACACGCCCGGGCACACGCCTGAGCACCTGTCGTTCCTCATCACCGACGGGGCGCAGGCGAGCGAGCCGGGTTTCATGCTCACCGGCGACTTTGTGTTCGTTGGCGATCTCGGCCGTCCCGACCTCCTCGATGAGGCAGCGGGGTTTGTTGACACCCGTTTCCAAGGGGCGAGAGATCTCTTTGCGAGCCTCCGCGACCGCTTCCTCACGCTGCCCGACTACGTGCAAGTGCTCCCAGCTCACGGCTCAGGATCAGCGTGCGGCAAAGCACTCGGCGCAATCGCCGCGTCCACGGTCGGGTATGAGCGCAACTTCTCGTGGTGGGGCAAATATCTCGGGAACGGCGACGAGCAGGGCTTCATTGATGAACTGCTGAACGGCCAGCCAGACGCACACGCATATTTCGGGCGCATGAAGCTGGAAAATAGGGCCGGTCCCACGGTGATAGGGGCGGCACCAGAACTCGTCGAGTACTCGGCAGATGAGCTGCTGGCCGCGCTCGCTGACGACGGTGTGATCTTCGTAGACACCCGCCACAATAGCGAAGTGCATACGGGCACCGTGAAACGCTCACTCAATATCCCGGGCGTCGAGAAAGCTGCGAGCTATGGTGCGTGGGTGTACGATCCGGCGGTCGAGCAGCGGCCACTCATCCTCCTCGCACCCTCTCTCCAAGAGGCACATGAGTTGCGCGATCATTTGGTGCGGATCGGCATCGACTCGGTGCGCGGCTACATTACTTCGCTCGACGGTCTCGACCTTGTCATGCCGAAGCTCGTGCAGCCGGAGGTTCTCGACAGCTTCGAG
It encodes:
- a CDS encoding MBL fold metallo-hydrolase encodes the protein MLLERIYDEDLAQASYFIGCQAKGEAIVVDPRRDIDVYLDLAEKNGMRIVAVTETHIHADYLSGTRELAARVSAQMYVSDEGGPDWTYGPDFDGAVRMKHGHRIRLGNITVEASHTPGHTPEHLSFLITDGAQASEPGFMLTGDFVFVGDLGRPDLLDEAAGFVDTRFQGARDLFASLRDRFLTLPDYVQVLPAHGSGSACGKALGAIAASTVGYERNFSWWGKYLGNGDEQGFIDELLNGQPDAHAYFGRMKLENRAGPTVIGAAPELVEYSADELLAALADDGVIFVDTRHNSEVHTGTVKRSLNIPGVEKAASYGAWVYDPAVEQRPLILLAPSLQEAHELRDHLVRIGIDSVRGYITSLDGLDLVMPKLVQPEVLDSFERVILLDVRNRTEHDAGHLPGAKQLSGGCVLWNLDLLPAPEAGTIVTYCQSGVRNSVAASALRRAGYDVAELDGSYAAWAALPGNIPVAA